From the genome of Etheostoma cragini isolate CJK2018 chromosome 23, CSU_Ecrag_1.0, whole genome shotgun sequence:
aagccaaagcaaaatgtgtcaaaaaagtgaaataagccatagtattgtatagtAATACCTTAATAGTAAAAACCTCGGTATAGTAATTcgagaaaagtgaaaaagccatagtatagtatgtcagaaaaatgaaaaaagccatattatagtataacgaaagaagtgataaaaaaaccatagtgtagtatgtctaaattaaattaaaagtatagtatgttgaaaaaaatgaaaaatagccatagtatagtatgtcaaaaaaagtgataaaaaagccatagtatagcatgtcgaaaagagtgataaaaaaagccaaagtatagtatgtcaaaaaaaatgaaaaaagtacagtacagtatgtcgaaaaaagtgacgtAAAACCTTAGTTTTGTAATTcgagaaaagtgacaaaataacatagtatagtatgttgaaaaaagttttaaaatatgttgcaaaaagtgaaataagccatagtatagtatgtcaaaaatatatatagtaattCGTCAGTATGGTAATTTGAGAGaagtgaaaaagccatagtatagtatgttcaaaaaaaaaaaagccatagtatagtatgttgaaaaaagtgactaaaaaaagccttagtatagtatgtcaaaaaaagtgataaaaagccatagtatagtatgtcgtaaaaagtgaaaaagccatagtatagtatgtcaaaaaaatgaaaaaaagccatagtatagcatgacgaaagaagtgataaaaaagccatagtgtagtatgtcaaacatttaaaaaaagccatagtatagtatgttgaaaaaatgaaaaaaagccgtagtatagtatgttgaattcttaaaaaaagccataatatagcatgacgaaaaaagtgacaaaaaacctCAGTATAGTAATTCGagaaaaattttaaaaaagccatagtatagtatgttgaaaaaaNNNNNNNNNNNNNNNNNNNNNNNNNNNNNNNNNNNNNNNNNNNNNNNNNNNNNNNNNNNNNNNNNNNNNNNNNNNNNNNNNNNNNNNNNNNNNNNNNNNNagtatgtcgaaaaaagtgacaaaaaacctCAGTATAGTAATTtgagaaaagtttaaaaaagccatagtgtagcatgtcgaaaaaactgaaaaaagccatagtatagtatgttgaaaaaagtgattaaaaaaagccttagtatagtatgtcaaaaaagtgataaaaaagccatagtatagtatgtcgtaaaaagtgaaaaagccatagtatagcatgttgaaaaaattgataaaaaagcggtagtatagtatgttgaaaaaatttctaaaaaagccatagtatagtatgtcaaaaatatgaaaaaaagccatagtgtagtatgtcaaacatttaaaaaaagccatagtatagtatgttgaaaaaatgaaaaaaagccatagtatagtatgttgaattctttaaaaaataaaagccatgatatagtatgacgaaaaaagtgttaaaaaagtcatagtacagtatttagtatagtgtgtaaaaaaaacgtcagagagagggacagaggaagTGAGTGataaggaggaggaagatgaagaggaagaggggagaCCTGTGATTGCCACTGGGCCACATGGTATGTTTTCATTCTTCTTCCATGTGAATTGGCATGCAGTAGAATGATATGTAATGTCACTTACTGTGCATTGGCTCTGTCCATGTACTGTAAAATTACATTAGATAATCATAAGTGCAaatctcctctttcttttttacgaTACATTGTATCAAAATGGAAAGGTGATGCAGCAGTGTTGAGAATCAGCGTGCTAAAGCGCTTGATTTCAATATGTTTTCAAAACCTTTGGCTTTCCTAAAAAAAGTGGAGTGATCATGGCTTAATTGTGGAATGTAATTATAAGTTTTTAATTAGTACTTGAGTATTGTCTGCTGTTTTATACTTGCACTTCACTGCATACTGGACACAATTatagtactttttattttacattttcattgagctttttacacttttacttttgaaaagattcacaatttagtttagtttgaacACTGGGCTTATTCCTGCTGTATATTAAAAACGCTTGTAGTTTGTAAGGGCATGATTAAACAATAACTACCATATTTGAAAAGTAatttggtgtttgttttgttaaagccATTCACATATAGGGATTCCCACGTACCGTCTACCCATGCCACCCTGCCAAGACATCTTGCCCCCTCCTTTCCAACCCATGGAAACTTTTCTAGATCCGCTACTGTTTAGTAGCCAATGTcaaaaaaccatagtatagtatatttaaaaagtcatagtatagtatgttaaaaaagttgtagtatagtacgttgaaaatgtcataagGTGTATTTCTATTGGGATACTTCCGTGAGTATACActtacaattctttttttttttttttatcataacaaaacttatcttgagacacttaacagatggagtaggtctagaccacactctataatttacaaagccccaataATTCTAGTGATACCTTAACTACATTAACTCACATGTTGTACACTGTGTAAACTATGCACTCATTTGTTTGTTGCATACATTTTGACAGGGTAATGTTGTCTACtctgaaatcatgcatggccgGAAATTactcttctttttaaatggtAAATTGCAGTCGAGCTGATTATTACCTGTATTCGCCGGTCAAAATACATGCAGTACCTGCTAGTTTTCTCACTATCTTAAAGTATaactgttttacagtttttgttttcgCCGTTGCGATTGCAACTGCTGCAGCTTTCTCGCCCGACATATTCACAAGTTTAATTTTACGTTGTTTCTGCTCCATATAGCGACTGTTGAGGTCGAGTATTGTCCAGCGTTCCACACTTGACGTGAGTGCAGCATTTAGGTACTCGTAGTACATAGACATTAAAGGGCTTACTGTATATGTCTATGCTCATAGTGCACTGCATTGGGCCATACTTCATTCAGATACGTCATTTGTACTCAAAATAGCAAGTATAAGTTTACGATTTCAAACATGAcaatagtatagcatttcaaaagaGTCATAAGAAATAcatagtatttaataaaaagtcatggtatggtatgccttaaaacatattaaaatgtcatagtatagaatgagTAGTGAAGTAGTAGGTCAAACTTTGTCACTCTTTAAGACTCCTTGGACATTGTAAAACTGATTAATCAATGATCCAAACAGAATGGTTTCAGCTCCAGTGGTAATTTAAAGCTCCAACCTTGACCATGTTCTGTGAAGTGTCAGTGTACTTCACATATTTGTAATtggtttttttccccaacattcAGCGTCAGCAGTTTTTAAAAATTCTTTCTCCTGCCCTCTTACTATTATGTGTGTATGAACCAACTTTCCGGAGCAGATGACTTAAATTTTGAAAATTGACAGTTGGAAAAAATACCTGCCCCTCCTATCTCGTTCCTAATTCTTTAAATTCACTCCGAcaaatgttttgtcttcctcAGGCTCAATGAGAGAGCGGTATATTGTGTGATTTTTGTGCACCGTTTTATGGATGTACATATACTTTCTGGGTATTGCCTAGTAACTGTAATTGCCGAACAAATTAATGAGTAGTTTGGATATCAACTACAATATCAAACAGATAAATCTCTGCAGCTTTTTGCGGTCCTTAAATGTTTCCCCGTCTTCTTTCCTGATGGTAGAAAGTTGGGCGGAAATTAAAGGAAGCCGTAAGCAGCCCAAAATTCTCCCAGAGACACGACACAACAAGTTGTATAAAACTGTCATTACAGTGATTTATTATAATGAACCATGAAAATAGCCAACCAGTGCAGTGTCTGTGAGTCTCTCCCtccacacaaacatatacacacacacacacacacacacacacacacacacacacacaataaaaaagacaaagtccagaggggggggggggggggggggggNNNNNNNNNNNNNNNNNNNNNNNNNNNNNNNNNNNNNNNNNNNNNNNNNNNNNNNNNNNNNNNNNNNNNNNNNNNNNNNNNGggggaataaaataaaagtaatgctACAGTCACAGAAACATTCAGCTTTGCAAAGAAGAGCGTTcatatttacaacaatatttcaaaaatggGATGGGAGCAAATTGTACAAgcatagaaaagaaaagaagcaaatatTTACAACCTGTTTCTGGAGAAAGCTGGAGTAACCACCtatacattaaattacattttctacaaCAACCATTGATATTCAAAAATAAACCGCTAACGTTCTACCTGTGGGCGAGACCACTTTGCCTACCTCAGAAGACTACAAGCACTCGTTACAAgaaatctcacacacacttttctccTTTAAGCAAACATACTCTCTCTCACAAACGCACAAAcccacacacgcgcacacgcacacacacacacacacacacacacacacacacacacacacacacacgagtgcAACCTCCCAAGGCTCTCAGAAATGGGTCTTTTCTGAATCTGCAGCGGTGAACAGATATTTGTTGTTAGacagaggaatacaaaaaataattgtgtttttttctctatacAAAAAGTTTTATCTTTGCTATAATGAGCCACtagattaaaacaaataaatggtgTAGAGAGCCAACAACAGATGAGAGAATTCAAAGTAAAAGGAATAAGTgataaagaagaggaggaagaggaggaggaggaggggcatATAGGCTGGAATGTCCATTGATAAACAAAAGTGCGGGGCCTTACAACGGGAGTCCAAACCAGACACAGAACAAGATCTTTCCGCTCCATCACATGAAGGATATATAAAAACTAACGGAggccagagagagagggctATGAGCACCGGGGAGATTGTCCATCTTCAGATTCGTACAGTTTGTCTTGAAGATCAATTCACTGTccttttttctagatttttctgtccatgttatttttaaaaagcatccATTTATCccacaaacagctgtttttccACTGGCCATGTGTTCAGGTATATAGAAAACATATCTACAGCTTATGATACACGCCCCTCTCAAGCAGAGTTCTCAGGGGCTACCGGGGGCCGACAGCAGAGAGGGCGGTCAGTGCCACCCTGTGCTCAGGTACCCCGAGCTGTGGAAGGGGGTCGAGGACGCAGGAGCTCCACGAGTCCCAGAAGGCATCTGGGAGGCAGTGGCCTGGGCCTGGCCTTGTTGAGTCTgttggggaggaggagggggaggtggaggcAGTCCAGTCTGCTGAAGGGGTGGGGGGTACGTCGATGGGGGCACTGAAGGGTTGGTGGCGGCACCTGGGTGTAACGGCTGAAAAGCCCCTATGTTCTGAAAATGGTGGGGCTGCATTTGGGTGTTAGTCGAGGGGGCAGGGGGAGGcggaggagggggtggaggaggggttAGTGACAGCAGGTTGCTGCCAGCagggggctgctgctgctgctgctgggaggTCTGGCTCTGTGGGGGAGGAGGTAGAGGAGGGGCGGTGGTCAGCATGAGTTGGTGCTGATGGATGGGAAGAGGCTGCAGGTTGACGTGCAGCAGGGTGGGGCCAGGCATTTGGTGTGGGggcggaggaggaggcggcGGTGGAGCAGCTGAGCTCTGATAGTGCATGCTGTGGGGAATAGTCTGCATCAAGGGCTGAGAACCAGGAGGGTAAGGGGGTGTGACAGCAGGTTTAAAGGTAGGAAAAGGTCCAGCAGGTGAGGGGCTCTGGCTGGAAAAATATGCTGTGGAGGCCGGTGGggctggtggaggaggaggaggtgggggtggaGCATTCTGTGTGTTATACTGGGGGAAAGGAGCTGGGCCAGTCTGAGCCGGGGGCTGCTGTGGTTGGTTCTGAGGCTGAGGAGAGAACAGCGCCCTCTGGCTGCGGTAGGGAGAGCCTTGGGGCTGAGGTTTGGGAGAGTGGAGTGAGGGTCCAGGGTAATGGACAGGAGAGGAGGGTAATGGGGTGGGATGCAGCTTCGTGGGGGTCAAAGGAGCCGGCTTGGGTGCTGCCTGCTTGCTCGTTGGCTGGCTGGTCGAATTTGGCGTCCGAGGCTGACTGTCAGAGTCTTCCTCCTTCGCTGGCCTACTGGGAGCCTGGGCTAGATGACCAGGAGAGCAGGGCtgtgagggaagagagagaaagagtcagACACTTGTAGATAACTTGCTGAGATAAGACAGATCTTCATGTGGGTAATGTTGACTTACTGTGTGGGTTGGGGTTTTTTGAAGACTTGGAGATGGGCAATCTCTCAGTGCAGGTGTATCTCCACCTTCTGTCTCACCATCTAAAAAGGGGgcaaaatagtaaaaataaaaaggttaatgttaaaaaaaaaaacatcctggtTGCTTCCCactgctttcagtctttatgtTAAGATAACCATTTCCTGGCTACAGCTTTACATTAAACAGACAGATTTGAGAGTGGTTTTTATTCTCATCTGACTATcggcaagaaagaaaataagcattttccccaaactgtcaaactatttttttaatgcagatgATTGAGACTTATTATTCTCACCTGTGTCTTTGTCCTTGCTGAGCAGCAGAGCTCTGTGGTAGCTGCGTTCTCGGGCCTGCTCTACAGAAGTGGACGACGTCCTAAAAATCATTGATAAAAACATTGGGATCATGACAATCTAATTCCTTGTTACTTACCAGATAAGCTAACATGAATGACAACTGACTAAGAACAAAGGTTAActgttgttttgcacatttaaaagcaCATACCACtgtccctctcctccttctttctcccctttctctccagGTGCCTCTGTCTCCTCACTTGTCTGGGGCTCTTTTTCAGTGGTGGTGTTGCAGAGCAAAGTGGGAGCAGGGGGTAGAGGAGGTTCAATGGTGGTCTCTAGCGCAACAGGGAAAACGTCCACAGTCAAAGGTGGCAAGGTGGAAACAGGAGAGCCGCACTCAGTCTTGGAGCCGCTGCGACGAGCTTCGCGCTGACGTTTCCTGTATTCTAGCAGGGAAACCTGGGAAGATGCAGAACCTCAAAGTCATTTATGAACAAAGACCATGTCATGTGTTAAACCAGTAGAGTGAAGCATTTGAACAGTAACACAAAAAGAGCAGTGGGAGTCAATGCATCTCTTGAGATCATTAAATCCACATGGTCAAGAAAGGATGGGACAGAAAACAGGCCTATACAATTATACCCCATACACCTGTACGGTCAGTGTAACAGTACTTCAAATAATATCACCTTAGGTAAAGCAATTCTACTTATTATTCTTGATTATCTCACAATATATTGCATCCTCTGCTAACATACATTGTGTTTAGCACTGCTCActcacctttttcttttgtgggggGTTCTGCGCTGACCCTCCTCCTTCGCCACAGCCATCTCCATTCAGTGAGCGTGAGAAGGCGAGGGCACTTCCCTCTTCAGAGCAGGGGTAAAAGAGCTGCCCCTGGCCTTCACTGAAGGGGGCCTGGGAGGCAACCAATGACACTGTTCCTGCGGTGGACCCTGCTGCAGCCCCAGCTACAGCCTCAGGCCTGAAGGGAGCTACCAAGGGCTCCAGGGTGTGAGAGGGGGTGAGGTCCCTTAAGTTTGAATTTACTGGAGAAAAGTTCAGGCCAGCTGGTCCAGTCGGGCCTCTGTCTGGGCTTTTTATCCAGCCAGGAAAAGAGGAAGCACACGTTTCTGCAGATGAGGAAGCCTCACTGCCTTCTACAACCACACCATCTGCCCTGTCCTCTCCACAGTCCCCAGACTCAGCAGTTGGAGGCTGTGGACTCTCAGGAACTGACACCTTGGCTTCTGTCGGGAGTCCGTCTATACTGGGAGCCCTGGCACTGGGAGAGGAGACCAACGAAGGGGGGCGATCGGCCTAGGAAAAGAGGGAAGAATCAATGTCAGGGGACTGTCATAATAAAAGAATTGCATTTAGGGGTATGCCATACCATAACCACTGTTCACATTAATACTGGTAGAAGTTTTCATATAATGAAaagaattataataattataagaaCTGCAATATTCTGTCTAGTTGACGTAATGACAGCTTTGGCTTACCGGTGGCCTGCAGTTGCAATTTTTCGagaaaccatggcaacagccgGAGATGACtgggaaaaacaacagaactgCAAGATGCTCCAGCTTCCCTAAAGTCACCATGTAACAACATTTTGCTTTCCACATGTAATGAAACGGACGGTGAAGCGGATGAGGCTTGGACGGGACTTTTTGGTGCATTCAGGTTTAACTTGTAATCTCTGAGAAAAACAAGCTGTTTCTGTTAAGAACCCTTCTGCCATCTAAAAAGGGACTTTTTTGTACCAGCACTGTGTGaagtttttaatacattttgtgtgcacaagacttttttcccctttttgctGTAGTATCACCAGGTATAgagtattgttttttaatactaGTAttgtaaaaaggtttaaaatgttttatccCGACAACCTTAGTAGTAACTTTCAATAATGGTTGaaatttcttgttttaattactaaaaatatatacatttgcTAGATAAGCCTTTTTTATGATGATCTGGATCTGGATGATCTCTACTGATAAATACAAAATTGAGTTGTTGACCTGATCAACAATTAAACCTGATAATCATTGAACCCTAACCTTTGTGACAGTATATCGGCCTTTGCTTTGTCCTTCACTTACCTCTTGCACACTGGGTTTCCGGCTGACATCTGGGGAGCTGTCCACTGAAGAGTCACTCTGTAACAAGAACAAACTCAGTCACTCCAGTTCATTTTCTTGTGTGAACAAATTTGCAATCTCCAAAGAATTTCCATTTGGACAGCCTTACCTCCTGAAGGGCATTAAGTGTCTGTGTCGGGGTGCTGGACAGGGGCTCTGTACTTGGCTCCTCGGTTCGGGGACGAGGAGGAGTAGCTAATAAGATGGGTGTTGTTGGTGTCTCCAATGGGTCTGACCTGGTGGGCGTGGCACAAGGGGAGCCGTAGGGTGTTGAGCTCTCGGACATACAGGCATCTAACGGACTCAAGCGCCGCTTTTTTAGAGGTGTGGGCAACTCTGTAGAAAGAAATAAGGCGTGTGCTGAATATTCTTCCAATATTTTCCAATATAGTTTTTGCACTTCTTATGTTGATGTAGGAATTGGTACAACATGGTTTAAAAAGCGTTCTACTTCTACAAGTATTAGAGtcttaaatgtttgttttcaaccTGGAATTTGTCTCATTTTGTGTGGCCAGACACATTAATGTTGCACCAGACTGAGTTCTGGCTAGCTACCTGGTAGTGAGCAGGTACCATTGTAGGGTAGAGGGCTGTCAGATTCTCCATTAACAAGCGGGCTGAGAGGACCCTCAGTGGGCATGAGGAGGCTCGGTCGTCTCGCTGGGCTGGTGGAGCCCTCCTCCTCTAAAGCCTGCTTCAACCATCGCTGTAAGAAAGAGTAAAGGTTCAGTAACTCATCAATGGAAGCAGCTCAGTACTGAGATACTTTGTCTCTCTTGATAATAGTGAAATTTCCTTCCTCATTGCAGGAAACTTTACAAGCGACAAGTTACACAGTTACACTGCAGCTAACAATGGATGGAAAGTCAGTGTGAATTTGGGAAaacttattcatttttaatctatGGACAGATCCACATGAGGTTCTGATACTGGCTGGATGTACATGTTCTACATTCGCAACAAAGCCAAATGGGCATATTTCTAAAGCAGGACTCCGTACCTTCTTGCAGGAGCCAGTAGTTGGCGGTGTTTCTGGCAGTTCTCTGGAACGCCTTCTCCCAGTGGGGACTCCAGGAGTGGAGGGGCTGCGGTTTGCCAGGAATGGGGACGAGAAGCGGACGTAGTGTTTGGGCGTGCTGTAGACCTGTGGAGAGCAGGCCATGCCTGGTAGGGCGTTTAGCTGTGTGGCAAGTACTTCAGGGTCACTGCTTATTCTCAGCGGTCGCTCTGGCGCTGGCTCTGGGGTTCGCACTGCACCACTGTCCTGCTGCTTCTCTCCCACCCACTCACTCACAAAGTGCTGTTGAAAAGAGTTTAAGAAGATCTGTAGGGTTTCCCGTAcaataaattgttttaatatgATGTTTACATATGAGGTATACATATGCCAAAACAAATAAGCCATCAAAACGTTTCTTTATTTACAAGAAGCTCAAATTTTAAAAGCAAAGTTGCAAGACCCTGATACAAGACAAAACTAAGTATAGGTGTCTAACAACCACATAACTGCTCAGTAATGGTGACATTGCTGTTGCCCATGCAGAAATATTGCTATGAACGTACCTTTTTAGTTTTGAAGTTCTTGCTCCCATTGCGGTTTCTGTCTGGTGCAGGTGAGCTGCTGTGTGGAGGGCTGCTGTCTGGTGCTTCGGCAGGGATGGACTCCGGCTCTGGTGCAGTGGGCGTCTCTCCTTCAGGGGCTTCATTGGTCAGAGGTTCCAGAGACTCAGTTGGAGAGCCAGGGGCCAAGTCAGAACAGGTGCTGATGGTGCGAGCTCGCCGGCGCTGTTGGCCAATGTGCGTGCGGTTCCTTGAGAAACTTTTCCTGTTCCTTGAGCTTTTGACCTTGGCCGGCTTTAATCCCGGCTCCTCTTTCACCTCCAGAAGTGGCTATGAGAAAGACAGTGTTTATGTCTattaaaatactttcaaaagtaaaaatttgCCCCAAAATAAACCCCCGTCACATTTTTTCATTGATAGTTTGATGTATACCACTGTCCCACCAGCATTTACAAGTGATTTATTGCTCATATGCagtatcttttttctttctctctctagaaaagctaataaaagaaaaagtttgtgTCTCCATGCTCTCACCTGCATGACAACTGGAGAATCAACCATCTCTGGTGTGGCTGGATGCTCGTCCTTTATGTCACTGCGGCCCCCAACCTCTGTCTTGACGCTACCGATTCTTTCCAGGGCTTGCTCTCTACgtttctccctcttctccatTCGGGCAAAGGCCTGCAGGATGGcctccatcttcctctcttctcttgtctgcagagagacaggcgTGGGGTTTGGAGGAGGGGTGATAGGAACGGGAAGAGGGAGCAGAGACATTAGTCCATAGAGTACAACTATCCCACATAGCCCCAGAGGTAGCGAGACGGGTTAATGTGTACTACACAGCAAGAGCCGATCTAGCTTTGCAAAGCGCAGAGTAAAAGAAAGGTGTAAAAGTGACCCTTGCTTTCACAATAAGAGAAACAAACCACAGAGATGGTCAGGCAGGAGCAACAGAAAAATGTCAGGATGTACATGGTCTATACTTATATGGCGCTTTTCTACCTTAACGGACAAAAGACCTTTACAATTAAAACCTGACAAACCAGGAGGTTGCATGTCTCATGTGTTCCTATATGCATGTTTGTGCCACAAATAACCCCAGCTCTACCTCCAccagaaaaacccaaacaaagagCTACTTTCGGTCAAAACACCCCTATGAAAAGATATTCATACCACATAACATACTGAAACAGACATATTGCTGGGAGATCAGGCTAAAGACAGGTGTCTGTAAAGATGGGACAGTTAGTACGCTTGTAAGTCAGTCACCTCTGGGAGATTTGGGGATGGGGAGGCTGGTAGATGGGTGGAGTAGGGTTGTCTATGAGAGTTTACCTCCTTGTGTATCAGTCCCTTCCAGCTGGAAGCCGCCCCGACAGGGAGATGGGACTGCTCCGCTGGGTTGGCCTGAATGTTCAATAAAGAGACAGCCCAGTTTAGAAGAAACATGTCCCCCTTAAACAAGGCTTCACAAACACTGGACAGGGCTAGACACTCGCAGATCTTCTGGTGTTTCAAAATAGGCCTTTGTCAGGTACCGTAGGTGTTGGTCTTCGTAATTACCTACTATTGAGGATACTGGTCCCTATGTGGCTACTTCCGGTATGCTCTAATGACACCACAAAACTGCCAAATAATTAACTCATTCATAACAACATCTAGGTTAGGACTATTTGATCAAATAGCTGATGTTTTAGATTGTCGAGATTCACACATGCTACACCCATTCAAGGGTTTTCATCCTTATAATGCCCTGTCTATTATATAACAGTATAAGCTTGTTAAGCAAATTTAGAAGGTCTGTGACGAGggaaaattgtaaaatatttagTCTTCAATACAAAAGGGTGGTCCTAGATTGCACTCTCTGAAACATGTCCTATTTGGAGCATAGGAGACCAAACGCACCGACGTCAAAATTAGTAAAAAGTATCTGAAATTTAGCACCAAAATTCTCAATGTTGCTGCTGCTTCGACCCAACAACAAATCACAAGATTCTAATAGTTGGCGcacgatttttttttaatacagtttattaaacaaaacaacacacacgtgcacatgggactctggcaaaaaaaaaaaattagggcCAAAAGGTATCTTAttgttttgctgcaaaaaacaacaacacacgtGCACCAATCACCTAAAAACAACCGGCGGTGGTGCAGTGGTTAGCACTGTCGCCTCACAGCAGCCTCACACTTGGTTCGAACCTGCGAACCTGGGGCCTTTTCTGTGCGTTTTCGTGTTCTCCCCGTGcctgcgtgggtttcctccaggTGCACTGGTTTCCTCCCACAGTCCAAGGGGAGGAAAATTAGGTTAATTGGTTAATCTCTATCGGTCAGCACTGTGATTAATTGGTAACCCTGTCAAGGGTTCTCACCCAATATTAGCTGTGATGAGCTACAGGTCCCCTACAACCCTCAAGGAAAA
Proteins encoded in this window:
- the kmt2e gene encoding inactive histone-lysine N-methyltransferase 2E isoform X6, encoding MSIVIPVGVDTADTSYLDMAAGSDRPESVEASPVVVEKSSYPHQIYSSSSHHSHSYIGLPYADHNYGARPPPTPPASPPPSMLIRQGEGGLFVPGGQDEASRGTTLSTSEDGSYGADITRCICGFTHDDGYMICCDKCSAWQHIDCMGIDRQNIPETYLCERCQPRHLDRERAILLQTRKRECLSDGDTSATESGDEVPLELYSTFQHTPTTITLTTGRLGNKQTDKKRKKSGEKEPPASSARAKKAFREGSRKSSRVKGAAPEQEPTDHLSLWENKIKTWMERYEEASSNQYSEDVQVLLRVKEQGDGKSLAYNTHPASFKPPVESQVQKNKKILKAVRDLAPDSLIIEYRGKFMLRQQFEANGYFFKRPYPFVLFYSKFDGLEMCVDARSFGNEARFIRRSCTPNSEVRHVIEDGMLHLYIYSLRPITKGTEITIGFDYDYGSCKYKVDCACVKGNQECPVLKHNLEPTENLGSGGRRRGSRKDKETVREDQGQNQNMGLDCEGKSKSVGDGKQRKLSPLRLSISNNQANPAEQSHLPVGAASSWKGLIHKEVNSHRQPYSTHLPASPSPNLPETREERKMEAILQAFARMEKREKRREQALERIGSVKTEVGGRSDIKDEHPATPEMVDSPVVMQPLLEVKEEPGLKPAKVKSSRNRKSFSRNRTHIGQQRRRARTISTCSDLAPGSPTESLEPLTNEAPEGETPTAPEPESIPAEAPDSSPPHSSSPAPDRNRNGSKNFKTKKIFLNSFQQHFVSEWVGEKQQDSGAVRTPEPAPERPLRISSDPEVLATQLNALPGMACSPQVYSTPKHYVRFSSPFLANRSPSTPGVPTGRRRSRELPETPPTTGSCKKRWLKQALEEEGSTSPARRPSLLMPTEGPLSPLVNGESDSPLPYNGTCSLPELPTPLKKRRLSPLDACMSESSTPYGSPCATPTRSDPLETPTTPILLATPPRPRTEEPSTEPLSSTPTQTLNALQESDSSVDSSPDVSRKPSVQEADRPPSLVSSPSARAPSIDGLPTEAKVSVPESPQPPTAESGDCGEDRADGVVVEGSEASSSAETCASSFPGWIKSPDRGPTGPAGLNFSPVNSNLRDLTPSHTLEPLVAPFRPEAVAGAAAGSTAGTVSLVASQAPFSEGQGQLFYPCSEEGSALAFSRSLNGDGCGEGGGSAQNPPQKKKVSLLEYRKRQREARRSGSKTECGSPVSTLPPLTVDVFPVALETTIEPPLPPAPTLLCNTTTEKEPQTSEETEAPGEKGEKEGGEGQWTSSTSVEQARERSYHRALLLSKDKDTDGETEGGDTPALRDCPSPSLQKTPTHTPCSPGHLAQAPSRPAKEEDSDSQPRTPNSTSQPTSKQAAPKPAPLTPTKLHPTPLPSSPVHYPGPSLHSPKPQPQGSPYRSQRALFSPQPQNQPQQPPAQTGPAPFPQYNTQNAPPPPPPPPPAPPASTAYFSSQSPSPAGPFPTFKPAVTPPYPPGSQPLMQTIPHSMHYQSSAAPPPPPPPPPHQMPGPTLLHVNLQPLPIHQHQLMLTTAPPLPPPPQSQTSQQQQQQPPAGSNLLSLTPPPPPPPPPPAPSTNTQMQPHHFQNIGAFQPLHPGAATNPSVPPSTYPPPLQQTGLPPPPPPPPQQTQQGQAQATASQMPSGTRGAPASSTPFHSSGYLSTGWH